The genomic stretch TGCTTCTGAGAAACGCGAATTACAAACAAATAAACAGTCGGATTGAGGAAGCTTCCTTAGATCATCTATCGAAAGACTGTGATACGATTTTTCACCTTAGTTCTCCGAAAGTTATAAATATGAAACAGGGTTCAAAAATGATTGAAAATAGTCTGGATTGTACTCGAAACGTAGTGGAAGCTTCCAAAGGAAAAGTGCTCGTTCATTTATCGAGCACAGAGGTATTTGGGACACGGTATGGAAGTATTACGGAAAGAACGCCTCATCATCCTCATTCGAATGTTGGAAAGCTAAAATCAGCAGAGGAACACATTCTTCTGAATCGAAAAAGTGATATCGTAAAAATATTACGCCTGCCGCTTGTATATGGTCCGTGGCAACCGTCCCATCATGTTTTCCAACACTATTTCTTACATCATAAACTTCCACTTAAATATGAGGAAGAAGGGGTAAACGCTCATTTCGATGCTGTATATGTAAAGGACGTTTGCGAGTCCATTTATCAAGCCGCAATACGGCGTGAACAGTCAGAAACGTTTAATCTAACGAGTGGAAGAGAAGGAGAATGGCAAAGAGGAGTCGAATGGTGTATAGGAGATTCAATAGACTTACATCGTGAAAAGAAACTAAGGTGTGGGATTTCAAACAAACAATGTGCAAGTAAGCTTGGTTTTAAAAACATCACGTCTATTGAAGAAGGACTGCACCAACAGCGTCTGCACACTGAAAAAATGATCGCATTTGATTCTTCAATCTACTTAACGTAATTTCACTGACTGAGAAGGGAAGATTCTGGATGATTGAAAAAACTCTTGGTAATTATGACGTACATGATTCCTCTCATGGCCTTCAAGCTTTAAAGGAAACGAGGGAAAAACTTCTTTCAATGGTAAGTGACATTGAGTTTCAGGAACTTCACTATGGATACTCAAGTTTTCCTACAGTAGGAGCTTATTTACTTCATATTGCACAAATCGAGCTTTGGTGGGTGAAAAATGCGCTGATGGGTGAAAGTGTAACAGAGGAAGAGAAAGAGCGGTACTATTTTCAGGAAGCACAAATCATCGCTGCACCTGATGACAAAGAACTTTCCTGGTTCTTAGCTCGTCTTGCCGAAGCTCGTGATTATATTCGAGCATATTTTAATCAATTATCAGACGTGGAATACCGAAAGCCTGGACCAGAAATTACGATTAATGGGGAAACGCTTCGCTATTCTCCTGAATGGATTATTAGCCATTTAATTGATCATGAAGCTTACCATAGAGGACAGGCTGCAATGGTATTGAAAATGGTTTCCGGACAGCGAGAAGCATGGGAGCATTTCAATACACCGTATTTGTCGTTATAATAGAGGGTGAGCCTTTTAGGCGAAAGTGAAATAGGAGTGAATGAAATGGATCAAAACATGAAATTTATGCAAATTGCAATGAAGTATTTACCTGAAGCGAAACAATCGCTTGGTGAACAGGACATTGAACTTGATCTTGAAAAAATGCAGCCGCTACTTCAGCTCTTTCTTAAAGCGATGGAAGATGCTTATGAGCTTGGAAAGCAGGATGCACAGGAGTAAGGAGAGTATAAAATGGGCCGTAAAGCTTTCTGGATCTGGTTTGTCCCACTTGGTGGCTTATTGATAGGCATCTTGATTGGCAGTTTTAGTTTAATGGTCATCTCTGGTATCTTATTATTTATTAGTGCGGGAAGCATGCTGTTTCTTTCCAAATGAATTGAAAAGACGTGAAGCCACGTCTTTTCAATTATTTTACGAATAAGTTAAGCAATGACCCCATTTGTTTTACCATAGGTGTAATTTGTTGAACTGTATTCATCATTTTAGGAAAGTCATATTGGCCGTTTTGCTTTTTGAACTGGTTCATAAATGGCTGCCCACCTGGATATCCCTGATAAGGGCCGTATGGTTGTTGGTAGTAAGGATGGGGATAGTAGGGCTGCCCACCCGGATGATAATTTTGCCCTTGATAGGGTGGTGGATAAGGCGGATAAGGTGTGAATGACTGTTGCTGATACGGTTGATAGCCAGAGGGTTGATGATAATATGACTGTTGCTGATAATACGGATACATCCATCTATCCTCCTTCAATAAAGTTTACTTATAGCTTAGCTTATGAAGCGCTCAAAAGGTGTGTGCTAGGCAGTCAGGTAGACAAATCATTCAATATGACTTAAAATTAGTACCAGCTACTAAAGATTGGTTTTAAGTACGAAAATATCCTATAAAGGGGAAATTCAAGATGAACGCTGGTTTACTAGGTGTAGGACATTATGTACCAGAACGTGTATTAACCAACCAAGACTTAGAGAAAATGGTTGATACATCTGACGAATGGATCCGCACTCGAACAGGTATCGAGGAAAGAAGAATCGCAGATGATGATATGAATACATCGGATATGGCTTATTTAGCTTCAAAAAAAGCCCTTGAAGATGCTAATATAAAAGCGGAAGATCTGGACCTTATTTTAGTTGCGACCGTAACGCCAGACTATCCATTTCCATCAGTTGGCTGTTTGCTTCAAGAGAAACTAGGAGCAACAAATGCTGCTGCAATGGATTTAAGTGCAGCTTGTGCAGGTTTCATGTACGGCATGATTACAGCTGGACAGTTCATTAACAACGATACTTACAAAAACATCCTAGTTGTAGGAGTTGAAAAACTTTCGAAAATTACGGACTGGGAAGATCGAAACACCGCTGTTCTTTTTGGCGATGGTGCTGGAGCTGCAGTCATTGGCCCAGTAACGGAAGGAAGAGGGATCCTTTCATTTGAACTTGGTTCAGATGGGGCAGGTGCCAAGCATCTCTACCAAGAGCCAAATGGCTTTATGGCAATGAACGGCAGAGAAGTGTTTAAGTTTGCCGTAAGACAAATGGGTCAGTCAGCTATTAATGTGATTGATAAGGCCGGTTTAACAAAGGAAGATGTTGATTTCTTAATTCCTCATCAAGCAAACATCAGAATTATGGAAGCATCCAGACAACGACTGGAACTCCCAGTTGAAAAGATGGCAACAACGGTGAAGAAGTATGGAAATACATCATCATCAACCATTCCAATTGCGCTTTCAGAAGCAATGGAAGAAGGCAGAGTGAAGGATGACGATGTTGTGATTCTTGTTGGTTTCGGAGGCGGTTTAACTTGGGGAGCCGTTGCCCTCAAATTAGGACGCTAAAACGGTAGTAGTGAAAAAAGGAGCGCTGGTATAAATGAAGAGAAGAGTTGTTATTACCGGGTTGGGGACGGTTTCCCCACTTGGAAATTCATTAGAGGAAACGTGGACAAATGTATTGAATGGAGTTTCTGGAATCAACCCATTAACTCGTTTAGATAAAGATCAGTTCGCAGCAAAAGTTTCAGGAGAAGCGCTTGAATTTGATCCGGAAAAATTCATGGACCGTAAAGAAGCTCGTAAAATGGACAGGTTTACACAGTTTGCTGTAGCCGCTTCTCAAATGGCTGTTGAAGATGCTGGTTTAAAGATTAATGAAGAAAATGCTGAGAGAGTTGGCGTTTGGATTGGATCAGGTATAGGCGGTATGGAAACGTATGAATCACAATTCCGTACGTTCATGGATAAAGGCGCTCGTCGCGTTAGTCCATTCTTCGTTCCGATGATGATACCAGATATGGCGTCAGGTCAAGTTTCGATTATGCTTGGAGCAAAAGGAATTAACTCATGTACCGTAACTGCCTGTGCTTCAGGAACGAACTCAATCGGTGATTCGTTTAAAGTGATTCAGCGAGGTGATGCGGATGTGATGATCACCGGGGGATCTGAAGCGCCGATTACAAGCATGAGCGTAGCTGGATTTGGTTCAATGAAAGCACTATCTACAAATGCTGACCCAGCCTCTGCAAGTCGCCCTTTTGATGCAAATCGTGATGGGTTTGTCATTGGAGAAGGTGCTGGAATTCTCGTGATTGAAAGCCTTGAGTCTGCAGAAAAACGTGGTGCGAAAATTTATGCAGAAATCGTAGGTTACGGTTCTACTGGTGATGCGTATCACGTTACGCAACCTGCACCTGAAGGAGAAGGTGGCGCAAGAGCCATGCAGCAAGCAATTGATGATGCAGGCCTTTCTCCAACCGATATTGGCTATATTAACGCACACGGTACAAGTACAGATTACAACGACAAGTTTGAAACTGCCGCGATTAAGTCTGTGTTTGGAGAGCATGCTTATAAGCTTGCTGTTAGTTCGACAAAGTCGATGACTGGTCATTTACTAGGAGCAGCCGGCGCGGTTGAAGGTGTATTCTGTGCAAAGGTATTAGAAGAAGGAATTCTTCCACCTACGATTAACTACGAAACGCCAGATCCAAACTGTGATCTTGACTATGTGCCAAATAAAGCCCGCAAAGCTGATGTGAAAGCCGTTATGAATAACTCACTTGGTTTTGGTGGTCATAATGCAACATTAGTGTTTAAGAAATTCGTGAAGTAAAGAACGTAACCCCTGGGGGAAATCCCGGGGGTTATTTTTTTGTGGACGGTGGCGGGGTATGTTTTTAAATGCTTGTCTCCGCTTTTCCTAGCTGCAGCGCCCAGCCTCTCGATCGCTTCACCCCATAAAATGATCACAAAGAGCGTGTTCTTTTTATGGGGCTCCAGCGCTTGTCGAGGCTAAACGGGCGCTTCCGCTTTTCGGTGTCTAGCTACGACTCGCAGAAACTCCGATATTTCACTCTTTCACCAGAACACAAAGGGCGTGTTCTAGTTCAAGCGTTCCAATATCTCCGTTTCTAAACGCTCGTCTCTGCTTTTCGGTGTCTAGCTGCAGTGGGCAGGGTCTCGATCGCTTCACCATTTCAAATGACCACAAAGACCGTGTTCTTTTGAAATGGCTCCAGCACTTGTCGAGGCTAAACGGGCGCTTCCGCATTTCGTGTCTAGCTTCAGCCTCCAGACCCTCGGTCACTTCACCTTTTCATCCGAACACAAAGACCGTGTTCAAATGAAAAGCCTCCAGTGCCTGCCGGGTCTAAACGGAGGCTTCCGCTTTTCATGTCTAGCTACGACTCGCAGAAACTGCGATATTTCGCACTTTCACCAGAACACAAAAAACGTGTTCTAGTTCAAGCGCTCCAATATCTCCGTTTCTAAACGCTCGTCTCCGCTTTTCGGTGTTCTATTAATCTTTTCTTAATAATATATTGATTATGGAATAATTTAACTTGGTCCTGACTATACTGTTTTTACAAACAGTAGCGAAGTGAGGGGTAGCCAGATGTTGTATTTGCGAGATGTTTGGGTGAATTGGTTTGAGGGCGAAGAGAATGGATACAACGTATGTAATTTCCATGAGTGGCGAAAAGATGATTTTATTGAACTATTGGATCAAGTGCCTGTCATTAAGGTAGAATCGGTCTTGTATCATTATATCGAAAATGATCTTACTGAGCTTCCGGAGAGTTTGCTTAATGATGTTTTTCAACAGAGCTATATTCGAAAGAACAATGAACGATCACCTTTAGAATATTGCTTCCTGGCTACGGATGGCAGAGGTGTTATCGTGATTGATACATTAGGATATAAGATTCCGATTCGCAAAAGTCGCGTGATACCAAGACAGGAAAAAGCGGTTTATGAAATGGTGGCAGATATTGAAGCAACTCGATACCCATTTGAAACGGATCAACCTGTGAAGGAGCATCATATTCTTTCACCAGGACCAGATATTATGATGGGGCTAACACGAAAGGAAAGACAGTTAAAACAGCTTTTGTTTATGGCACTAGATCAGCTCTACTCAAGTGGGAACTCAGCTGAAATTCGGTATTGGTTCACAGAATGCCAACCAAAAAAATATGTGCAGATTCAAAACATGGAAATGGACGAGGCATGGGAAGGGCTATACCGTGAAGTAAAAGCAGGTTGGTCAGCAAAACATGAGCAAATTTGTGAGCGGATTATTAAAGGGCAACCGTATTTTGAGAAAATATGGGAGCTTGAAAAGGGAACGCATGTAAACTAAAAAAAGAAGGCTGCCGTCGGCAGCCTTCTTCTTTTTTAATTGGATCAAATTATCTTCTTTTTCTCTCAAGACCCATCGCACGCTCTGCTTTTGCTAGCATTTTAGAAGCTTTACGATTTGCTTTTTCAGCACCATGATCAAGAATGTCATCTAACTCAGCTGATGCAACCAGTTCGTTGTATCGTTCTTGGATCGGTCTTAACGTTTCAGCGATCACTTCTCCGAGCTCTGCTTTAAAGTCACCATAGCCTTTGCCATCATAAAGCGATTCAATTTCTTCAACGCTTTTCCCAGAACAAAGAGAGTAGATCGTTAACAGGTTTGAAATAGCTGGTTTCTCTTCTTTGTCATATCGGACAACCCCATCAGAGTCCGTCACGGCACGCTTTACTTTTTTAATAATCGTTGCAGGCTCATCAAGCATAGAGATATAGGCATTTTGATTGGAGTCAGATTTACTCATTTTTTTTGATGGATCCTGAAGTGACATAATTCGCGCCCCAACTTTAGGAATGCGAGCATCAGGCATAACGAAGATGTCGTTATATTTACGATTAAAACGTTCGGCAAGATTTCGCGTCAGTTCAATGTGCTGTTTTTGGTCATCACCTACAGGAACAATTTCTGTACCATATAAAAGGATATCCGCAGCCATTAATGGTGGATATGTTAGAAGACCTGCGCTTACAGCATCTTTCCCAGTAGATTTATCTTTAAACTGCGTCATACGCTCAAGTTCGCCGATATAAGATACGCATTGTAGCATCCAGGCAAGCTGGGCATGAGCGGGTACTTCAGACTGAATAAATAACGTCGATTTTTCAGGATCAATCCCTGATGCCAGGTAGAGTGCGGCAAGACTTCTTGAGTTTTGTTTTAACGCCTGTTTTTCTTGAGGGACTGTGATGGCATGTTGGTTAACGACACAAAAGTAACATTCATTATCGCCCTGCATGTCAGTAAAATGTTTCATAGCTCCTAAGTAGTTACCAATTGTTAATGTACCACTAGGTTGAATTCCGGAAAAAATAACGCTCATTGTGTAGTGCTCCTCTCAAATTCAATGAAATTGAATACAAAAAGGTCCATTCCTCCCTTTATTGCTAGGGACGAATGGACCGTGGTGCCACCCTGCTTATCCAGTAAGACTGGATCACTTATGGTAATGAATACCGCTAGTGGTAACGTGAATGCTCACGCCAATGCCTACTTACTTGTTCAGCAAAGGGGCTCAGAAGTCCATTCCAAAACGTGTGTTACCTGTTTTCACCAACCACAGGCTCTCTATAAACACATCAATTTGTACTACTCTTCCTCAAAGCCGTTCTGTATCCTTCTACGTTACTAGTATAGCGCAATGATTTCATTCGATGCAACAAGTTAGCTACTGAATGAGAGCAATGGAAATAATAATCGTAATGATCGTACAAAAAGCACCAGCAA from Bacillus sp. Cs-700 encodes the following:
- a CDS encoding YppG family protein codes for the protein MYPYYQQQSYYHQPSGYQPYQQQSFTPYPPYPPPYQGQNYHPGGQPYYPHPYYQQPYGPYQGYPGGQPFMNQFKKQNGQYDFPKMMNTVQQITPMVKQMGSLLNLFVK
- a CDS encoding DinB family protein is translated as MIEKTLGNYDVHDSSHGLQALKETREKLLSMVSDIEFQELHYGYSSFPTVGAYLLHIAQIELWWVKNALMGESVTEEEKERYYFQEAQIIAAPDDKELSWFLARLAEARDYIRAYFNQLSDVEYRKPGPEITINGETLRYSPEWIISHLIDHEAYHRGQAAMVLKMVSGQREAWEHFNTPYLSL
- the fabF gene encoding beta-ketoacyl-ACP synthase II, which translates into the protein MKRRVVITGLGTVSPLGNSLEETWTNVLNGVSGINPLTRLDKDQFAAKVSGEALEFDPEKFMDRKEARKMDRFTQFAVAASQMAVEDAGLKINEENAERVGVWIGSGIGGMETYESQFRTFMDKGARRVSPFFVPMMIPDMASGQVSIMLGAKGINSCTVTACASGTNSIGDSFKVIQRGDADVMITGGSEAPITSMSVAGFGSMKALSTNADPASASRPFDANRDGFVIGEGAGILVIESLESAEKRGAKIYAEIVGYGSTGDAYHVTQPAPEGEGGARAMQQAIDDAGLSPTDIGYINAHGTSTDYNDKFETAAIKSVFGEHAYKLAVSSTKSMTGHLLGAAGAVEGVFCAKVLEEGILPPTINYETPDPNCDLDYVPNKARKADVKAVMNNSLGFGGHNATLVFKKFVK
- a CDS encoding beta-ketoacyl-ACP synthase III; amino-acid sequence: MNAGLLGVGHYVPERVLTNQDLEKMVDTSDEWIRTRTGIEERRIADDDMNTSDMAYLASKKALEDANIKAEDLDLILVATVTPDYPFPSVGCLLQEKLGATNAAAMDLSAACAGFMYGMITAGQFINNDTYKNILVVGVEKLSKITDWEDRNTAVLFGDGAGAAVIGPVTEGRGILSFELGSDGAGAKHLYQEPNGFMAMNGREVFKFAVRQMGQSAINVIDKAGLTKEDVDFLIPHQANIRIMEASRQRLELPVEKMATTVKKYGNTSSSTIPIALSEAMEEGRVKDDDVVILVGFGGGLTWGAVALKLGR
- a CDS encoding YjbA family protein translates to MLYLRDVWVNWFEGEENGYNVCNFHEWRKDDFIELLDQVPVIKVESVLYHYIENDLTELPESLLNDVFQQSYIRKNNERSPLEYCFLATDGRGVIVIDTLGYKIPIRKSRVIPRQEKAVYEMVADIEATRYPFETDQPVKEHHILSPGPDIMMGLTRKERQLKQLLFMALDQLYSSGNSAEIRYWFTECQPKKYVQIQNMEMDEAWEGLYREVKAGWSAKHEQICERIIKGQPYFEKIWELEKGTHVN
- a CDS encoding ComZ family protein, producing MDQNMKFMQIAMKYLPEAKQSLGEQDIELDLEKMQPLLQLFLKAMEDAYELGKQDAQE
- a CDS encoding NAD(P)-dependent oxidoreductase; its protein translation is MKKVFITGGLGFIGYHLTDFLLNKGIEVVGIDGKVEERRKAEYEMKEMMLLRNANYKQINSRIEEASLDHLSKDCDTIFHLSSPKVINMKQGSKMIENSLDCTRNVVEASKGKVLVHLSSTEVFGTRYGSITERTPHHPHSNVGKLKSAEEHILLNRKSDIVKILRLPLVYGPWQPSHHVFQHYFLHHKLPLKYEEEGVNAHFDAVYVKDVCESIYQAAIRREQSETFNLTSGREGEWQRGVEWCIGDSIDLHREKKLRCGISNKQCASKLGFKNITSIEEGLHQQRLHTEKMIAFDSSIYLT
- the trpS gene encoding tryptophan--tRNA ligase — protein: MSVIFSGIQPSGTLTIGNYLGAMKHFTDMQGDNECYFCVVNQHAITVPQEKQALKQNSRSLAALYLASGIDPEKSTLFIQSEVPAHAQLAWMLQCVSYIGELERMTQFKDKSTGKDAVSAGLLTYPPLMAADILLYGTEIVPVGDDQKQHIELTRNLAERFNRKYNDIFVMPDARIPKVGARIMSLQDPSKKMSKSDSNQNAYISMLDEPATIIKKVKRAVTDSDGVVRYDKEEKPAISNLLTIYSLCSGKSVEEIESLYDGKGYGDFKAELGEVIAETLRPIQERYNELVASAELDDILDHGAEKANRKASKMLAKAERAMGLERKRR